From one Lineus longissimus chromosome 3, tnLinLong1.2, whole genome shotgun sequence genomic stretch:
- the LOC135485163 gene encoding uncharacterized protein LOC135485163, protein MSYIYFSACLVTLALIGGARADPAYRDILDGIYQYRNLRNDGYFDTIPAFEELEKDNEPTDAIPDDMSYYPQYGWEGDQPEEEDNDLASIGLADPYGYEEDEEAQAQEDDQQGPFQLRSTNDLRDPELLENSALWGTHYVSGGAGEGKQHLKPNGEQKNKQEVKSDAALPAYCEPPNPCPKGYSEDKNCQKDVKDTAEFNRQLIKEKQSKGECACDSEHMKKCPHNRPNINTKSDSGDLAALLKNNDFGGSKRNKLVAKKAPHMIRKRYIADEKRARYGYYWKGQKLPTVAKKSPQNIEYDKWWHLKDAKDSEMQMK, encoded by the exons ATGAGCTACATCTATTTCTCTGCCTGCCTGGTCACCTTGGCGCTCATAGGGGGCGCCAGGGCGGACCCGGCCTACAGAGACATCCTGGACGGCATCTATCAGTACAGGAACCTCAGGAATGACGGGTACTTCGATACGATACCTGCCTTCGAGGAACTAGAGAAGGACAATGAACCTACAGATGCCATCCCAGACGATATGAGTTATTACCCTCAGTATGGCTGGGAGGGGGACCAGCCTGAGGAAGAGGACAATGACCTTGCCTCCATCGGGCTAGCCGACCCCTACGGATATGAAGAGGATGAAGAGGCACAGGCACAGGAAGACGACCAGCAGGGCCCGTTCCAGCTGAGGTCTACCAATGATCTCAGGGACCCCGAGCTGCTTGAGAATAGCGCACTCTGGGGGACGCATTACGTCTCAG GTGGCGCTGGTGAAGGTAAACAACACCTAAAGCCTAACGGAGAACAGAAGAACAAACAGGAAGTGAAGTCTGATGCTGCGCTACCAGCCTACTGCGAACCACCAAACCCATGCCCCAAGGGATACTCCG AGGACAAAAACTGCCAGAAAGACGTGAAGGACACAGCTGAGTTCAACCGACAGTTGATCAAGGAGAAACAGTCCAAGGGAGAATGTGCATGCGACAGTGAACATATGAAGAAATGTCCCCACAACAGACCAAATATCAACACCAAGTCCGACAGTGGAGACCTCGCAGCTTTACTCAAAAATAACGATTTTGGA GGCTCCAAGAGAAACAAACTCGTCGCCAAGAAAGCACCACATATGATCAGAAAAAGG TATATAGCGGACGAAAAGAGGGCGCGCTATGGATATTACTGGAAGGGTCAAAAACTGCCAACAGTCGCCAAGAAGTCCCCTCAGAACATCGAGTATGATAAGTGGTGGCACCTGAAGGATGCCAAGGATAGTGAGATGCAGATGAAGTAA
- the LOC135485070 gene encoding uncharacterized protein LOC135485070, translated as MSPFVGLAASTARTHHIFRQTFRARGLAHLAWRKHLAGSESPTFPVSLRPFQFDLPHALHHPPVVKADLKKTGSQFKNRLLAAVDKHGAVLIRGLPLKTGEEFAQFYSGFDLKSMEYVGGVSKGRDPVKGDVFLSSRDPPNFTIEPHQEMSYNESYPDLFFLFCVVPPGPGCGGESGVTDAREVARKLDPEVVEKFRRLGVKYRQYLPDRAKAHYVDWQGNLRTESKAEAEDILKKANHDFEWDEEGALAYTTKCLPAFRKHPRTGEMIWFNQVFVLNPVAFRVHPDYQGSDLPDEKFPIQSFYGDGSPIELDVLQHIREVTWKCTVGEQLRVGELLVLDNMTMMHSRLGFTGPRKFVVSQALLP; from the exons ATGTCTCCATTCGTTGGGCTTGCGGCCTCAACCGCGAGGACACATCACATCTTCAGGCAAACCTTCCGTGCGCGAGGATTAGCTCACCTTGCTTGGAGGAAACATCTCGCCGGCTCAGAGAGCCCAACATTCCCTGTGTCACTGAGGCCTTTCCAGTTTGACCTTCCCCATGCCCTGCATCATCCGCCAGTTGTAAAAGCCGATCTAAAGAAGACCGGATCGCAGTTTAAGAATCGCCTGCTGGCGGCCGTGGACAAACACGGCGCTGTTTTAATCCGGGGCCTTCCGCTCAAAACCGGCGAGGAGTTCGCTCagttttactccggttttgatTTGAAGAGTATGGAGTATGTTGGCGGGGTTTCAAAAGGCAGGGATCCAGTGAAAGGAGACGTATTCTTATCGAGCCGGGATCCACCGAACTTTACCATCGAACCGCACCAGGAGATGTCATACAACGAGTCCTACCCAGACCTG TTCTTTCTGTTCTGTGTGGTGCCGCCTGGTCCCGGATGTGGTGGTGAATCTGGCGTGACAGATGCCCGTGAGGTGGCGCGTAAACTTGACCCAGAAGTAGTTGAGAAGTTCAGACGTCTCGGTGTGAAATATCGCCAATATCTTCCGGATAGAGCTAAGGCGCACTACGTTGATTGGCAAGGG AATCTAAGAACAGAGTCTAAGGCAGAGGCTGAGGACATCCTGAAGAAGGCTAACCATGATTTTGAATGGGACGAAGAGGGAGCTCTAGCTTATACGACAAAATGTCTGCCAGCTTTTAGAAAACACCCTCGAACAG GTGAGATGATATGGTTCAATCAAGTTTTCGTCTTGAATCCAGTGGCATTCCGGGTTCACCCGGACTATCAGGGATCCGACCTCCCGGACGAGAAGTTCCCAATCCAGTCATTCTACGGAGACGGTTCCCCGATTGAACTCGATGTTCTGCAGCACATTCGTGAGGTGACTTGGAAGTGTACCGTTGGCGAGCAGCTGAGGGTAGGGGAACTGTTGGTCTTGGACAATATGACCATGATGCACTCAAGGCTTGGCTTTACTGGGCCGAGGAAGTTTGTCGTAAGCCAAGCGCTCCTGCCATAG